The genomic segment CCGAGCGGCTCCGGCCTCAACCTCAGTGGGGCAGAAGAGTCCTCGGAGGGCTAAACACCTGCCTCGATTTGCCGATAAGATCACCGAGACCGAGTTGGCATCCGAGAGAGGTGCGTGCAGTGAAGATCGAGAACGAGGGACTGCGCAGGCTCCTCAGCAGGTACGCGGAGCAAGCCGAGGCCACGAAGCCAAAGGAAGCTCGGGAGGCCCAAGAGACACGGGAGAAGGCGGATGCGGACGCAGACGAGGTCGTCGTCTCCGACCGTGCGCGTGAGCTGCAGCGCGCGCACCAGAGGCTGGATGAGATCGCTGCCGCGAGAAAGGCGAGGGTTGAGGCCATCAGCAGAGACGTCGAGACCGGCGCCTACAAGGTGAGCGGCGACATGGTCGCCCGCAAGCTCTTGAAGCAGTCTTGAGCACCTTGGCGGCGGAGGCCACGCCCGGCCTCGCGACGTGCGGCCGCGCGGGGTGAGTGAACGGAAATGCGAGACGTAGTTCGAAGGTGCAACGAGATCCTCGGTCTTCTCGAGGAAGAGGTCGCCCTTCACAGGGATCTCCTCGACCTCTCCCGCCGGGAGCAGGGGTGTCTCGTTTCTTTTGATGCCGACGCCCTCGCGGCCACGCTGCGTGACGTCGAGGCCGTGGTCGCGAAAATACGCGCCATGATGGACATGCGGCTCGCCCTCTTGCGAGAGGTGGCGCGGGACATGGGCATGGGTTCTGACCCGGGGCGGGACGGCGCGGCATGCGAGGAGATCATGTCCTCGGCCGGAGAGGAGTGCGCCGAGAGGTACAGGAGCATAGTCCATCAGCTTGCGCCGGTCCTCGAGGAGCACGCCGTGATCAACAGCGGGAACCTGGTGCTCATTGGCAACATCCTTGACTACATCGACTTTGCTGCTGGGCTATGCGCGAGTCGCAAAGGCCTGAACACCTATTCCGTGAACGCCACGGCGTCCAGGAGAAAGGCGGGAAAGCCGTATGCGCTCCACTTTTCTCGCCCTTGAGACCGCAAGGCGGGCTCTCGTCGCGCATCAGAGAGCGCTCGAGGTGACCAGCCACAATATCGCTAACGCGGGGACTCCCGGTTACGTCCGGCGCGAGCCCATCCTCTCGGCCACCCCGGGCTACGTCGTGGAAACGGGCGCCGGCTTCAAGCGGCCGGGCACGGTCGGCACGGGAGTGGAGATAGTCAGGATAAAACGAGTCTTCGACGGGTTCGTGGAGAGCCGGCTTCGTCAAGCCGGTGTTACGCTCGGCATGTGGGAAGGCAGAAGCGAAGCCCTTTCGCAGGTGGAGGCTGTCCTCGGTGAGCCTTCAGACGCGGGACTGGCAGACGCTCTAGGCAAGTTCTTCGCGGCGTGGGATGAGCTTTCGAAGCGGCCTGAGAGCATCGCCGCGCGGACGGCCTTGGTTGAGGAGGCCAAGACGCTCGGGTCGTATTTCGATGACGTGCTTCGCGGCTTGAGAGAGCTGGCTCGCGACCTGGACGATGGAACAGCCGCCCGGGTCGACGAGATAAACTCCCTCGCTAGGGAGATAGCGGCGCAGAACAAAGAGATAGTGAGGATCACCGCCATCGGGAACGATCCCGCTGATCTCAAAGACGCTCGGGACGTTGCAATCCAGCGTCTTTCGAGGCTCGTGAACATCAGCGCGTTCGAGACGAAAGACGGGTCCGTGGTGGTCGAGATCGGCTCCGGGGAGCTGGTGAGAGGAGACGCATGGAACGCGCTGCGGTTTGAGCCCGGAACGTTGCCCGGGGAGGTGCTCGGCCCAGGGGTGGAGCCACAGGAATCCCGGGTGGTTTGGGCGGCTGACGGCAGTCCGGCGGGTGTCAGTGGCGGTGAGGTAGGCGGGATGATGCAAGCCAGGAACGTCGACATCGCGGGGTATTTCGATGGCCTACAAGCCCTGGCAACGACGCTGGCGAGCGAGGTCAACACGCTTCATCGCAGCGGGTACGGCATCGACGATCTCGCGACGCACGGGATAGACTTCTTCGTGTTCGACCCCGGCCGTCGCACGCTCTCAGTCAACCCAGAGCTCGACCCGGAGGCCGGGGGGGATGTGGCGAGAGTGGGCGCGGCAGCCGCGCCCGGACTAGCGGGTGACGGCTCCGTCGCACTCAGTATCGCCGGTCTCGAGGACGCTCTCACCATGGGCGGCGGCAAGGTGAGCTTCGCAGGGTTCTACGAGCAGCTCATCGCTGATATAGGAACGAACGTCCGCCAGGCCGCGCACATGGTGCAGGTGCACGAGGCTTCGCTCCAGCAGTACAGCAATAACAAGGACAGCATCTCCGGGGTGGCCATCGATGAGGAAATGGTGAACCTCATGCGTTATCAACGAGCTTACGAGGCCGCTGCGAGGCTTGCCACCGTGATAGACGAGATGTTGGATACGCTCATCAACGGAACGGGCATGGTCGGCAGGTAAGCCCTCGCTTGGTCGACGGATTGAGTGTGCAGACGCGAATCGTGCTGGGGTGCTTCAGGACTTGCGGCCGCCTGAGCGTCTTGCAGACCCGAGTTCGTCAGAGGAGCCGCTCGCGGCCGCTCGCGGCGGCGGCTGGCTCGGGCTCGTCGTCCAGAGGAGGTGATGCGATTGCGCATAAGCACCAGCTACCTCTTGAACAATCTCTCCAGGGACATCGCCCGGCAGCTCGCACGGATGCAAAGACTCTCAGAGGATATATCCACCACGAAGCGGGTGAGGAAGCCTTCCGATGACCCGATCGCGGCGTCGCGAGGCTTGGCTATCCGCGCGCTCCGAGCGGGTGTGGCGCAACACAAGGCCAACATAGACGATGCCAGGGATTGGCTGGGAGCCACGGAGCAAGCTCTCGTGAAGGCGCAGCAGGTGTTCGAGAACGCAGCCGACGCCGCCATTCGCGCGGGGAACGATGCTCTCTCCGACGACGAACGGCACGCCCTCGCACAGGACGTCGACGGCCTCATCTCCGAGCTGGTAGACCTCGCTAACACGCAGTACGACGGGAGGTACATCTTCGCGGGCCTCAAGACGTTGACGAGGCCTTTCGTTCTGAGCGACGGGCCCGGCATTCCGAGCTACGTAGTCACCTACGAGGGCGCCGACGGCGCCAAGCGAATCGAGGTTGAGCCGGGCACGACCATGCAAGTGAACACGAACGGCGGTGAGGTGTTCATGCAGGGCATCGCGCAGGCAGGCGCGAGGGACCTCTTCGAGATCCTGGTCGACCTCCGTGACCACCTATTGGCCGGCGGCCAATCGCCCACGTTTCACGACGACATCGCTTCTGACATCGCGGCGACCCAGGCGGCACAGGACAGGATCTTGAACGAGGTCACAAGCATAGGGGCAAAGGCCAGGCGCCTCGATAGGGCGTCGGAGAGTCTTGCGCGCGACGAGGTTGAGCTAGCAGCTCTGCTGTCCAAGGCGGAGGATGCCGATGTATTCAAGGCCATAGCAGACCTGCAGTTGCAGGAGACGGTTTACAGAGCGGCGCTCAACGCGGCCGCCGGGTTGATGCAAGTCTCTTTGGTCGACTTCTTGCGGTAAGGGTCGGTGACGAAGTGGCGGAAGGATACACTCTTAGTCCCGAAGACGTGAAGCTCTTCCTCGACGAGACCCTCGATCAGCTCGAGGTTCTGGAGGAGGAGATAGTCAAGCTGGAGGGAGAAGGACACGACCCGCACCTCCTTCAGGACATGTTCCGGATCGCGCACACCGTCAAAGGCTCGTCGGCGACCGTGGGACATTCGAGCATGTCCACCCTTGCTCATGCAATGGAGGACGTGTTTGCGGCGATGCGCGACGGCAGGCTGGCGCCTTGCCGGGAACTCGTGAACGTGCTCTTGGAAGCGGTGGATGGCCTTCGGCGGCTCGCGGCGGAATTCGAGACGGCAGGTGGTTCGGGCACCGAAGGCGAGGACGGGATCGACGTCGGGGCCCTCGTGGCAAGGCTGTCGGAGTCCGCATCCCTCGGAGCGGGCGCATACGAGGTGCGGGTGAGGTTCGCCGAAGACACCGTGATGCCCCCTGTGCGTGCGCTGCAAGTGATCCAAGCGCTCCAGGGGCTCGGCACGGTGGCGGGGTCGCGTCCGTCGATCGATGAGATCAGAGCGGAGAAGGCTGGTCTCGATCTCTCGGCAGTCTTGGTGCTCACGGCGCATGTCGAGGAGGCGGAGGTCGAGAGAAAGGTACGCGAGGTCAGCGATGTGCGGAGCGTGGAGGTATGCCGTTTCAGGTCGGA from the Bacillota bacterium genome contains:
- the flgM gene encoding flagellar biosynthesis anti-sigma factor FlgM yields the protein MKIENEGLRRLLSRYAEQAEATKPKEAREAQETREKADADADEVVVSDRARELQRAHQRLDEIAAARKARVEAISRDVETGAYKVSGDMVARKLLKQS
- a CDS encoding flagellar protein FlgN, giving the protein MRDVVRRCNEILGLLEEEVALHRDLLDLSRREQGCLVSFDADALAATLRDVEAVVAKIRAMMDMRLALLREVARDMGMGSDPGRDGAACEEIMSSAGEECAERYRSIVHQLAPVLEEHAVINSGNLVLIGNILDYIDFAAGLCASRKGLNTYSVNATASRRKAGKPYALHFSRP
- the flgK gene encoding flagellar hook-associated protein FlgK; the protein is MRSTFLALETARRALVAHQRALEVTSHNIANAGTPGYVRREPILSATPGYVVETGAGFKRPGTVGTGVEIVRIKRVFDGFVESRLRQAGVTLGMWEGRSEALSQVEAVLGEPSDAGLADALGKFFAAWDELSKRPESIAARTALVEEAKTLGSYFDDVLRGLRELARDLDDGTAARVDEINSLAREIAAQNKEIVRITAIGNDPADLKDARDVAIQRLSRLVNISAFETKDGSVVVEIGSGELVRGDAWNALRFEPGTLPGEVLGPGVEPQESRVVWAADGSPAGVSGGEVGGMMQARNVDIAGYFDGLQALATTLASEVNTLHRSGYGIDDLATHGIDFFVFDPGRRTLSVNPELDPEAGGDVARVGAAAAPGLAGDGSVALSIAGLEDALTMGGGKVSFAGFYEQLIADIGTNVRQAAHMVQVHEASLQQYSNNKDSISGVAIDEEMVNLMRYQRAYEAAARLATVIDEMLDTLINGTGMVGR
- the flgL gene encoding flagellar hook-associated protein FlgL, with the translated sequence MRISTSYLLNNLSRDIARQLARMQRLSEDISTTKRVRKPSDDPIAASRGLAIRALRAGVAQHKANIDDARDWLGATEQALVKAQQVFENAADAAIRAGNDALSDDERHALAQDVDGLISELVDLANTQYDGRYIFAGLKTLTRPFVLSDGPGIPSYVVTYEGADGAKRIEVEPGTTMQVNTNGGEVFMQGIAQAGARDLFEILVDLRDHLLAGGQSPTFHDDIASDIAATQAAQDRILNEVTSIGAKARRLDRASESLARDEVELAALLSKAEDADVFKAIADLQLQETVYRAALNAAAGLMQVSLVDFLR